One segment of Triticum aestivum cultivar Chinese Spring chromosome 2A, IWGSC CS RefSeq v2.1, whole genome shotgun sequence DNA contains the following:
- the LOC123186207 gene encoding uncharacterized protein Os04g0629400, which yields MCCYVGKATKIFLCLVTAVLLAGLVLGFGLAHRTLWGGQKAEPACRWPRCQQQQPSIDGGGGPLPVAGTTTNAPPSNPLTEPAVAVFPGVASSTAAEPPATASVPYYGPPRPFPGVASSTAVPPAVTSVPYFAPPSPFPGAASSTAVPPAPNFGPPSPFPGVASSAAVPPAPHFGPPSPFTVGLGPSSHP from the coding sequence ATGTGCTGCTACGTGGGCAAGGCCACCAAGATCTTCCTCTGCCTCGTCACGGCGGTGCTgctcgccggcctcgtcctcggctTCGGCCTCGCCCACCGGACGCTCTGGGGAGGCCAGAAGGCTGAGCCAGCCTGCCGGTGGCCGCGCTGCCAGCAGCAGCAGCCGAgcatcgacggcggcggcggcccgctCCCGGTCGCGGGCACCAccaccaacgcgccgccgtccaACCCGCTCACGGAGCCAGCCGTCGCCGTGTTCCCCGGGgtcgcctcctccaccgccgcggAGCCGCCGGCGACGGCGAGCGTGCCCTACTACGGGCCGCCCAGGCCCTTCCCCGGGGTCGCCTCCTCCACCGCCGTGCCGCCAGCGGTGACAAGCGTGCCGTACTTCGCGCCACCCAGCCCGTTCCCCGGGGCGGCCTCCTCCACCGCCGTGCCGCCCGCGCCGAACTTCGGGCCGCCCAGCCCGTTCCCCGGGGTCGCCTCCTCTGCCGCCGTGCCGCCCGCGCCGCACTTCGGGCCGCCCAGCCCGTTCACCGTCGGCCTCGGCCCCTCCTCTCATCCATGA
- the LOC123190550 gene encoding helicase-like transcription factor CHR28: MEIIDLCSDSEDDVKLCSKGKDITHVCSEDRKDNLVPIDGVDSPLLLLNTPFAKNNAEQPITLDDDDWLSSNHASCSYRSPAGSSHRIYPLSSSSLMLSYGKTKQEIDDDDDVYMYSAPPPSFPTSHPSLSDEEDLTARFNYTDGGTGMFSSTSSMDWKLPFGTSQNVKTDSDSDDVYAYEGLHSQRMFPPSMPSFNPVNNDPEVSNGFGMQGQPNAEKRPLACDERAIYEEALQHISQETKEEDLPEGVLSISLLKHQRIALAWMLSKENSSHCPGGILADDQGLGKTISTIALIQKERVQQFNFMSADSDSKNSVPLDLDDDDIVMAMDKNKPKGEPSDRLDHELCASSSGSAFNRMANTVKVEPKKKGRVNLPSSASTSRSATRPSAGTLVVCPASILKQWASEIKAKVAESSRLSVLVYHGGSRTSKPTELAKYDVVVTTYTIVGQEVPKQDSDDDMEPNNDEKYGLCPDFAARKRKLSKQTKKKAIKKKKVNSSAADLDGGPLARVRWFRVVLDEAQTIKNHRTKSARACCGLKAKRRWCLSGTPMQNTIDDLYSYFRFLKYEPYSSFSLFRSMIKGPISRGSSQGYKKLQTVLKIILLRRTKETLLDGEPIIKVPPKTIELKKINFTQEERYFYLALEEGSREKFKEFAAAGTIKQNYANILVLLLRLRQACDHPYLLKDDNQANYTDPASIEMAKQLPRKIVMNLLEKLEVRRPICMICAEQRKNDMDSRTGPKEPPENAVITTCCHIFCYECAQESLSEEEVCPVCKQKLSSELLFSRPVLRLCISDELESYAITSSAAAAAGNSSAASASASSAAVVAAAGADNSASSAASAAAAGADSSAAAAAADESSSICEASYISSKIKAAVDTLKSIFNTHGPTDSDAPKAIVFSQWTGMLNVLELSLNSNFINFRRLDGSMSLDDREEAVQEFKADPAVRVMLMSLKAGNLGLNMIAASHVIMLDPWWNPYAEDQAVDRAHRIGQTRPVTVTRFTVNDTVEDRILALQAKKREMVASAFGDEKTGGIATRLTVEDLGYLFNI, translated from the exons ATGGAGATTATTGACTTGTGTTCAGATAGTGAGGACGATGTTAAATTGTGTTCAAAAGGCAAAGACATCACGCATGTGTGCTCAGAGGACAGAAAAGACAATCTTGTTCCTATTGACGGTGTTGACTCCCCTCTTCTTTTACTCAACACGCCGTTTGCCAAGAACAATGCAGAACAGCCAATCACTTTGGATGATGATGATTGGTTAAGTAGCAATCACGCTTCATGCTCTTATAGATCTCCAGCTGGTTCATCACACAGGATCTATCCTCTCTCAAGTTCTTCGCTGATGCTATCATACGGTAAAACCAAGCAGGAAATTGATGATG ATGATGATGTCTATATGTATTCGGCTCCGCCTCCATCATTTCCAACCAGTCATCCAAGTTTGAGTGACGAGGAGGATCTTACTGCAAGGTTTAATTATACTGATGGTGGAACTGGGATGTTTTCATCTACATCGTCAATGGATTGGAAACTTCCTTTTGGTACCAGCCAGAACGTCAAAACTGATAGCGATAGCG ATGATGTCTACGCTTATGAAGGCCTGCATTCACAGAGGATGTTTCCTCCATCAATGCCTTCCTTTAATCCAGTTAATAATGACCCTGAAGTTTCCAATGGCTTTGGCATGCAAGGCCAACCAAACGCAGAAAAAAGGCCTCTTGCTTGTGATGAGAGAGCTATATATGAAGAAGCTCTACAG CATATCAGTCAGGAAACAAAGGAAGAAGATCTGCCTGAAGGTGTTTTGTCCATATCACTCCTTAAGCACCAG AGAATAGCATTAGCTTGGATGCTCTCCAAAGAGAATAGTTCGCATTGTCCAGGTGGAATTTTGGCAGATGATCAG GGTCTTGGGAAGACAATATCAACAATTGCCCTAATACAAAAGGAGAGGGTTCAACAGTTTAACTTCATGTCTGCTGATTCCGACAGTAAAAATTCTGTGccattagatcttgatgatgatgaTATAGTGATGGCAATGGACAAGAACAAACCCAAGGGTGAACCCTCAGATAGGCTTGATCATGAGCTCTGTGCTAGTTCGTCGGGGAGTGCTTTTAATAGAATGGCCAATACTGTTAAAGTTGAGCCCAAGAAGAAGGGCCGAGTGAATCTACCATCCTCTGCATCAACCTCCAGGTCTGCTACTAGACCATCTGCAGGAACACTGGTGGTTTGCCCGGCTAGCATTCTTAAGCAGTGGGCTAGTGAGATCAAAGCCAAGGTTGCTGAAAGTTCCAGATTATCTGTTTTGGTTTATCATGGAGGTTCAAGGACTTCAAAACCAACTGAGTTGGCAAAATATGATGTTGTTGTCACCACATATACTATTGTAGGCCAAGAAGTGCCCAAACAAGACTCTGATGACGATATGGAGCCAAATAACGATGAAAAGTATGGGTTATGTCCAGATTTTGCTGCTCGTAAAAGAAAACTGTCAAAACAGACCAagaaaaaggcaataaagaaaaagAAGGTTAACAGTTCAGCTGCTGACCTGGATGGTGGTCCACTTGCCAGGGTGCGATGGTTTAGAGTTGTGCTGGATGAAGCTCAAACAATAAAAAATCACCGGACTAAATCTGCTAGAGCCTGTTGTGGACTGAAAGCAAAAAGGAGATGGTGCTTATCGGGTACACCTATGCAAAATACAATTGACGACCTGTACAGTTATTTCCGCTTTTTAAAATATGAGCCATATTCTTCATTTAGTTTGTTCCGCTCGATGATAAAGGGTCCAATATCTAGAGGCTCAAGTCAGGGGTATAAGAAACTTCAAACTGTCTTGAAGATAATTCTGTTGCGGCGCACAAAAG AAACACTACTTGATGGAGAACCTATTATAAAAGTACCTCCAAAGACAATTGAACTGAAGAAAATAAATTTCACACAAGAGGAACGGTATTTCTATTTGGCTCTTGAAGAAGGTTCTCGGGAAAAGTTCAAG GAATTTGCTGCTGCTGGAACAATAAAACAAAACTATGCAAACATTCTTGTATTGCTGCTGCGGCTTCGGCAAGCTTGTGATCACCCTTATCTTCTGAAGGATGACAATCAAGCAAATTATACTGACCCGGCTTCCATAGAAATGGCAAAACAACTTCCTAGGAAAATAGTGATGAATTTGCTCGAAAAGCTGGAGGTACGGCGACCAATTTGTATGATATGTGCG GAGCAGAGAAAGAACGACATGGACTCTCGCACAGGACCAAAG GAACCACCTGAGAATGCTGTAATAACAACATGCTGCCATATTTTCTGCTATGAATGTGCACAAGAGAGCTTAAGTGAAGAGGAAGTCTGCCCTGTTTGCAAACAGAAATTAAGTTCTGAATTGCTTTTTTCACGCCCAGTATTAAGGCTCTGTATCTCTGATGAGTTGGAGTCATATGCAATAACTAgttctgcagcagcagcagcaggaaatAGTTCTGCAGCGTCAGCATCAGCATCATCggcagcagtagtagcagcagcaggagcagataaTTCTGCATCATCGGCagcttcagcagcagcagcaggagcagatagttctgctgcagcagcagcagcagatgaaTCATCCTCGATTTGCGAAGCCAGTTACATCTCATCGAAGATCAAGGCGGCCGTTGACACGCTTAAATCAATCTTCAACACACATGGCCCTACTGATAGTGATGCTCCTAAGGCAATAGTCTTCTCCCAGTGGACTGGCATGCTGAACGTCCTGGAGCTTTCACTGAATAGCAATTTCATAAACTTCAGAAGGCTTGATGGGTCAATGTCCCTCGACGATAGAGAAGAAGCAGTGCAAGAGTTTAAGGCTGACCCAGCG GTAAGAGTGATGCTCATGTCACTGAAGGCTGGTAATCTTGGTCTAAACATGATAGCTGCTAGCCATGTGATCATGCTCGATCCCTGGTGGAACCCTTACGCTGAGGACCAGGCGGTTGACAGAGCACACAGAATCGGCCAGACCCGTCCTGTGACTGTCACTCGGTTCACAGTCAATGACACAGTGGAAGATCGCATCTTAGCTCTGCAG GCAAAAAAGAGGGAGATGGTGGCATCAGCATTTGGCGACGAGAAAACAGGAGGCATCGCAACTCGGCTCACCGTGGAAGATCTCGGATATCTCTTCAACATATAG